GAAGGCGATAGCTGGAAGTAAGTTGTTGAAATAGGTTTCTACCACTGAGGGGATCACTCTGTAATCCCAAGAATCGGTCCAGTCCTGCCAGTACCAAGGTAGTCTATCCTTGAGGTCGAGCCATATACCGATACCAGGTTTTGGAAACCTTCGTTTTGATTTGTGTGAGTCTTCGTCGGAATCTAGTGCTGATTTCTCACCATCAATGTCAGATGGCGTAGAGGACAGATCGTAAGGTCCGTCCGCAGGCTGTCGTAGCGATGATTCCATCGAGTTTATACTAGTCGCTTGTAAATTTGCTGGTTGTTTAACCATATTCGAATGTCGCTTAATTATCATACTTTTTGAAAGTGTCTAAATATTGGgaatgaaatattttgagaAGTGTATACTTAAATAATAAGGTACcaacaaaaagaaacttgTACCAAGGAAACTTTTCTTATCCTGCAATCCTGTAGCAATAGAAATCCAACGAATTCCTATAAGGACTCAAGAAAGTATTAATCTGGGGTAAGAGGTATGTTATTAACAAATTAGAACCGCAGGAAGGgctttatcttttttctttttgtcaATTCCTGACACTATTGCATCCTTGTACTATTAAAACAATCTACAAACGATGGCGATGTTGTTGGATATCTATTACTGTTGAGTGATGCCGGTATTAgtttcttaatttttttttttcaggAATCGAATTAATGATTTCATTGAATCAGAATCATGTATGACGTTATACTGTAATGGCATTTATGAGCCCGATTCGGCACCACACGCACACAGACTACTGCGTGGAATTTCGGAACATCTTAATGTGCTTCGCGAGTTCTGTGCCGAAAGTCCAGGGTTAGAAAGCAGTAGCGAACTTGACCAGTGGTACGCATGTATCTTAACAATCTGTGGCCATTCCACGGGGATCTCTGAGTGAGAtcagaaaatatatacaaatcTAAAAATCCGGAAAAACTTTCAAAAGCCCTGCGTGTTTGTAGTCCCGGAGGATGGTTTGAGCGGTGTTATCTAACAATATAactaatataatataaaaattacGGGGGGGACCCTTAAATCGAGTAATGGCAGCGTATGGGGAAGGGGGCTATGAATATTGGCTTAAGTCTAATGTCATGCATGTAGTCCCGATAGCATTTCTGTGCGATGCAATGATGCATGGTGTATACAACAAGGGAGTGCACACACGCACATGCAACACAACGGCTTGTATATTGCCCAGGTTCATGTGAAAGTCAAAGTTAATTGAAAGTTTATGTTTAATAGATAATTAAATGTATGCaagcttttgaaaaatgtaTCCTATGtcctttttatatattacagCTGTACTGTACGGGGTATAAGCTACCAGTTTGTTACTTCTTCGGCTTCGCCGAACACGGAACCAGCATGTTCGTCTTGACCTATTTCACCGGTCCATTGACGTGGTGGGGCAGTCATGATATCCTTCACgttcttgttcaagaaTTCTAGAATCAACTGGTTGATCAATTTGAACTCCAGTAGGAATGCGTCGTGGCCCTCGGGGGATTCTATCTTTTCGAGACGTGAGTTTGGCAAATACTCGGCCAAGAACTCTTGCTCCGAGTAAGTAAATAGTCCATCTGATTTAATACCAATGATCAAACTTGGGATGTCGATACTCTCTAGGACTCTTTCTATGTCCTCGTCGTATTCTGGCCTGTCTCTGGCAAGATCGTGTGTATCTAGCTTTCTAGTGATAGCAATGTAGCAGTTGGCATCGAACCTATTGACGAACTTGGCGCCTTGGTATCTCAAGTAACTCTGGGCAGAGAAATATGTCTGTGCAGGCTTAACCTCCTTCGCTTCACCGGTCACTGAACTCACGGAGGTCAACGAAGATGCAGATTTGATAGATTCAGCCGAGGATACGTCTGAAACCACGCTTCCGTTTCTTCCATTTCTGTTGAACTCGATTCTAGGCTGTGGAGTGCTAGACCTGTAGCCGTCGTTGTGGATGCGTAACGATTGCTCGCTGACAGAGGACGGTATCGTTGCTTCTTGTCCCTCACCTGCAGAGGCTTTTCTGTTAGATTTCTGTGCCTGTTCTATGGATGGTTTCCTTCTGGAGAACTTGTTTTCAAAACTGTTTCTGGACCTGTAAGTCAGCAGAGCGCTCATACGTGCTGCAGAGAGACCAGTTACAGGTGGTTCATCGAATGTGTAGTAACCGTCCATGTACTTAGGGTCAGAATAAATGGACTGTCTTTGAGCTTCTGACCACGATATACACCATGCAGAGTGTCTTGCTGAGGTCGCCAATGCCACCAGGTTGTGCACGTATTTTTCTGGACCGTGGCCATATAGCGAGGCCCATTCCAAAGCCAGCATACCACCCATAGAGCCACCGATCACACATGCGACCGACTTGACACCCAGCGACTCCAGAACAATCTTGTGAGCCCTGACATCGTCCCGTACCGTACACAAGGGGAACTCTGGGCCGTATGGCCTGCCGGTTTCCTCATTAATAGTCAGCGGCGAGAAGGAGCCGTACGGAGAGCCCATAGAGTTCAAGCACACGATGAAAAACCGCGATGGGTCGAACCCAAGGTCATTACCAAGCATGGGTCCCCACCAGTCCGACACATCGGAAGACCCCGTAAGCGCATGACAGATAACCATACAGTTATCGCCTCGACTGTTCAAATGACCCCATGTCTTGTACGCAATCGGAAAATTGTTCAACACCACACCAGACTCCAACACCAACTCAGGAACCTCCACTATCTTCTGCCCCTTCACCAACTTCACAAACGGATTAGTCTTGCTCAGCTCTGCAATATCAACTTCTTTCAACATGTTTGTTGCCCTTCTTCCCATGTCGAGGGTAGCTTACAATAGAGCTCCCCCCCCCATCCT
The Nakaseomyces glabratus chromosome J, complete sequence genome window above contains:
- the MET2 gene encoding homoserine O-acetyltransferase (CAGL0J08316g~Ortholog(s) have homoserine O-acetyltransferase activity, role in homoserine metabolic process, methionine biosynthetic process, regulation of DNA methylation and cytosol localization); the encoded protein is MGRRATNMLKEVDIAELSKTNPFVKLVKGQKIVEVPELVLESGVVLNNFPIAYKTWGHLNSRGDNCMVICHALTGSSDVSDWWGPMLGNDLGFDPSRFFIVCLNSMGSPYGSFSPLTINEETGRPYGPEFPLCTVRDDVRAHKIVLESLGVKSVACVIGGSMGGMLALEWASLYGHGPEKYVHNLVALATSARHSAWCISWSEAQRQSIYSDPKYMDGYYTFDEPPVTGLSAARMSALLTYRSRNSFENKFSRRKPSIEQAQKSNRKASAGEGQEATIPSSVSEQSLRIHNDGYRSSTPQPRIEFNRNGRNGSVVSDVSSAESIKSASSLTSVSSVTGEAKEVKPAQTYFSAQSYLRYQGAKFVNRFDANCYIAITRKLDTHDLARDRPEYDEDIERVLESIDIPSLIIGIKSDGLFTYSEQEFLAEYLPNSRLEKIESPEGHDAFLLEFKLINQLILEFLNKNVKDIMTAPPRQWTGEIGQDEHAGSVFGEAEEVTNW